The genomic region GTGATTCTTGATCCAAGTTGGTCAAGTAAAGGCTATTCTCACTCGATTAAACATATCAATAAGGTGATAGAAGAAGGGTATGACCTTCTGGTTTTTAAAAAGCAAACCAAGACAAATCGTGCCGGTATAACAAGCAATGTTGGCTTTGAGCATAACGTTGAAAAGAGAATACTTCAGGACGTAGGTGGTGGAGTTTATAAAGCGATACAAAAGGATAGTTACTTTCCAGAGGAGTTAATAGAAAGCGGTAAACGATTTTTTGAGGGTTCAAAGAAAACCGTTTTAGTTAATGCATATGAGCGTAATCAAGAAGCTCGTAATGCTTGTATTGAAGCGTTTGGATATCAGTGTGCAGTGTGCACTTTTGATTTTGAAAAAAAATACGGTGTACGAGGTAAAGAATTTATTCATGTTCATCACGTAATCCCAATGAGTGAAGTAAGGGAAGAGTACGAAGTAAATCCAAAGACAGATTTGATACCAGTCTGCCCAAATTGTCACGCAATGCTCCATAGAGGTGGTCACACGATTACACCTGATAGTTTGAGACAGTTGATTTTGGAGTCTTAACCAAAGATATTTTTGAACCAATGAAGCCAATCTAATGATTAGTTTCATTGGCACTTACCCATC from Vibrio gigantis harbors:
- a CDS encoding HNH endonuclease produces the protein MEKETQTAFVNRVMGLNFKSTQGKYSYCNDETKQVLFSLDTTNVDHDVILDPSWSSKGYSHSIKHINKVIEEGYDLLVFKKQTKTNRAGITSNVGFEHNVEKRILQDVGGGVYKAIQKDSYFPEELIESGKRFFEGSKKTVLVNAYERNQEARNACIEAFGYQCAVCTFDFEKKYGVRGKEFIHVHHVIPMSEVREEYEVNPKTDLIPVCPNCHAMLHRGGHTITPDSLRQLILES